One Phocoena sinus isolate mPhoSin1 chromosome 14, mPhoSin1.pri, whole genome shotgun sequence genomic region harbors:
- the ATP5F1A gene encoding ATP synthase subunit alpha, mitochondrial has product MLSVRVAAAVARALPRRAGLVSKNALGSSFIAVRNLHASNSRLQKTGTAEVSSILEERILGADTSVDLEETGRVLSIGDGIARVHGLRNVQAEEMVEFSSGLKGMSLNLEPDNVGVVVFGNDKLIKEGDIVKRTGAIVDVPVGEELLGRVVDALGNAIDGKGPIGSKTRRRVGLKAPGIIPRISVREPMQTGIKAVDSLVPIGRGQRELIIGDRQTGKTSIAIDTIINQKRFNDGTDEKKKLYCIYVAIGQKRSTVAQLVKRLTDADAMKYTIVVSATASDAAPLQYLAPYSGCSMGEYFRDNGKHALIIYDDLSKQAVAYRQMSLLLRRPPGREAYPGDVFYLHSRLLERAAKMNDAFGGGSLTALPVIETQAGDVSAYIPTNVISITDGQIFLETELFYKGIRPAINVGLSVSRVGSAAQTRAMKQVAGTMKLELAQYREVAAFAQFGSDLDAATQQLLSRGVRLTELLKQGQYAPMAIEEQVAVIYAGVRGYLDKLEPSKITKFENAFLSHVISQHQTLLGKIRADGKISEESDAKMKEVVTNFLAGFEA; this is encoded by the exons ATGCTATCCGTGCGCGTCGCCGCGGCCGTGGCCCGCGCCCTCCCTCGGCGGGCCGGGCTG GTCTCCAAAAATGCTTTGGGGTCATCCTTCATTgctgtaaggaacctccatgcctCTAACTCTCGTCTTCAGAAGACTG GCACTGCTGAGGTGTCCTCTATTCTTGAAGAGCGTATTCTTGGAGCTGATACCTCTGTTGACCTTGAAGAGACTGGGCGTGTTTTAAGTATTGGTGATGGTATTGCCCGTGTACATGGGCTGAGAAATGTTCAAGCAGAAGAAATGGTAGAGTTTTCTTCAGGTTTAAAG GGTATGTCTCTGAACTTGGAACCTGACAATGTTGGTGTTGTTGTGTTTGGAAATGATAAACTAATTAAGGAAGGAGATATTGTGAAGAGAACTGGGGCTATTGTGGATGTTCCAGTCGGCGAGGAGCTGTTGGGTCGTGTAGTAGATGCCCTTGGTAATGCCATTGATGGAAAG GGTCCAATTGGTTCCAAGACCCGAAGGCGAGTTGGTCTGAAAGCCCCTGGGATCATTCCTCGAATCTCTGTGCGGGAACCAATGCAGACTGGCATTAAGGCTGTGGACAGCTTAGTGCCGATTGGTCGCGGTCAACGTGAGCTGATTATTGGTGACCGACAGACTGG caaaacgTCAATTGCTATTGACACAATCATTAACCAGAAACGATTCAATGATGGAACTGATGAAAAGAAGAAGCTATACTGTATCTACGTTGCTATTGGTCAGAAGAGATCCACTGTTGCCCAGTTAGTGAAGAGACTTACAGATGCAG atgCCATGAAGTACACCATTGTGGTTTCAGCTACTGCTTCGGATGCTGCCCCACTTCAGTACCTGGCTCCTTATTCTGGATGTTCTATGGGAGAATATTTTAGGGATAATGGCAAACATGCTTTGATCATTTATGACGACTTATCCAAACAG GCTGTTGCTTACCGTCAGATGTCTCTGCTGCTCCGCCGACCCCCTGGTCGTGAGGCCTATCCTGGTGATGTGTTCTACCTACACTCCCGTCTGCTAGAGAGAGCAGCCAAAATGAACGATGCTTTTGGTGGTGGCTCCTTGACTGCTTTACCAGTCATAGAGACACAGGCTGGTGATGTGTCTGCTTACATTCCAACGAATGTCATTTCCATCACTGACGGACAG ATTTTCTTGGAAACAGAATTGTTCTACAAAGGTATCCGTCCTGCCATTAACGTTGGTTTGTCTGTATCCCGTGTTGGATCTGCTGCCCAAACCAGGGCCATGAAACAG GTGGCAGGTACCATGAAACTGGAATTGGCTCAGTATCGTGAGGTTGCTGCTTTTGCCCAATTTGGTTCTGACCTCGATGCTGCCACTCAACAGCTCTTGAGTCGTGGTGTGCGTTTGACTGAGTTGCTGAAGCAAGGACAGTATG CTCCCATGGCTATTGAAGAGCAAGTGGCTGTTATCTACGCTGGTGTCAGGGGGTATCTTGATAAGCTGGAGCCCAGCAAGATCACAAAGTTTGAGAATGCTTTCTTGTCTCATGTTATCAGCCAACATCAAACCCTGTTGGGCAAAATCAG gGCTGATGGAAAGATCTCAGAAGAGTCAGATGCAAAGATGAAAGAGGTTGTAACAAACTTCTTGGCTGGGTTTGAAGCTTAA